The nucleotide window GAATACTTATAAGCAGATTCGAGACGCGCATTCCCTTTTGTGCCGACGATGTCGACATCCACTCTGTTTGAGGCTCCAAAACTACAGATGAATGAGGCCAGACGCTCCCCAGGAAAACGTAGACAGACGCCGTCCATCTCTTCTACTCGCCGAAATCTTGCATCGTTATTGCTGAGCTGCATGGCGAAGGCTTCAGATGGTTCCGCTTGGAAAAAGTAGCGGGCGGCATTGATACAATAGATGCCGATATCCGGCAACGGCCCTCCTCCGACCTTTGGGTCCAATCGTGTATCTCCCTTGCGCACCTGTTGCGTAAATAACGATTGAATGATCCTCACATCGCCCAGTCGTCCGGATTGCACCAGCCTCATGAGATTCAAATGGGCATCGTCAAAGTGCAGGCGGTAGGCCACCATAAGTTTTGCGCGACGACGAGCCGAGGACCGGATCATCGCCTTGCATTCCGTCGCCGTGAGGCCCAGCGGCTTTTCACACAGGACATGAATGCCTTCGCGCAAGGCCGCGATGGCATACTGTTTGTGGAGATGATTGGGCAGCGTGAGATAAACCGCATCCACGAAGCCGCTCCGCAGGC belongs to Candidatus Nitrospira nitrificans and includes:
- a CDS encoding Gfo/Idh/MocA family protein codes for the protein MNMTKRKMSAPRKIIRYAVVGLGHIAQAAVLPAFGHARANSVLSALVSGDEVKLSKLSSRYGVEHTYTYDQYDECLRSGFVDAVYLTLPNHLHKQYAIAALREGIHVLCEKPLGLTATECKAMIRSSARRRAKLMVAYRLHFDDAHLNLMRLVQSGRLGDVRIIQSLFTQQVRKGDTRLDPKVGGGPLPDIGIYCINAARYFFQAEPSEAFAMQLSNNDARFRRVEEMDGVCLRFPGERLASFICSFGASNRVDVDIVGTKGNARLESAYKYSADMRQITQIGERITTRRYPVHDQFAPQLKYFTDCILKDKEPEPSGLEGLIDVAIIEALQRSARSGKPVTVRVPSKRNRPSPHQGMRIARPRVPSRVRVKSPTR